Proteins encoded in a region of the Streptomyces sp. NBC_01471 genome:
- a CDS encoding bifunctional glycosyltransferase 87/phosphatase PAP2 family protein: MLWLVVAALAVRQVAAILRLPPSRRLTDLETWTGAEGVLHIGGPLYATGKFTGTPFAGLVLKPLTRSAEQSLGVAWTFGSLLLVVVLGMVAARALPGEVSRRTSLIAAPVAISLLMLSLPVRNAFHLGQTSIIPVLLVLLGCFAVRDERGSGVLIGLGAALQPTVLLFVPLLWLTGRRRAALSTTAAFAVCTALAWALMARDSWTYWVHHVAGAGLGSHPDGLANQSMHGALLRFGLHGPLEIVVFLVLAVAVSVLALRRAARYAQDGQLLLAVAVTGCAAVAVSPTAWQHQLLWVLLAVVGRVGRRAADRMVWPAVVVLVSTLPGTMLLPNMAALYPVRDNAVLLTALAAACAVPFMGRTAPGWDAAEPTVYAAPVPARWSRVPLLPFWRRVLTRPNLLLELLAIRVGYSVYSHIRAAATGGRSAAEAHGRTVVSIEKALHINIEHWANHAVVKVHWLESFFNFYYESFHFVVPLAILAVLYVRRPSDYRWARTSLSFATLLGLVGFYFFPLAPPRLMPGLGFIDSVHGVQDLAHPDYGAMTAMTNQYAAMPSLHFGWALWCGVTVAVLVPKRWMKALALLHPLFTVSAIIATANHWVLDAIGGATVVALGFGLTYLLAGPRRLLAPDAVPADGTKGVPNEVPDDGTKGTAKDGTNDVAEDGAAGGSAPGRARTAAPPEPEPPSSGPPSSEPEPEAAGAG; this comes from the coding sequence GTGCTCTGGCTGGTCGTCGCCGCACTGGCGGTCCGGCAGGTGGCGGCCATACTGCGGTTGCCGCCCAGCAGACGCCTCACCGACCTGGAGACGTGGACCGGCGCCGAGGGCGTGCTGCACATCGGCGGGCCGCTCTACGCGACGGGAAAGTTCACCGGTACCCCGTTCGCCGGTCTCGTGCTGAAGCCGCTGACCCGCTCCGCCGAACAGAGCCTCGGTGTCGCCTGGACCTTCGGGTCGCTGCTCCTCGTCGTCGTCCTCGGCATGGTCGCGGCGCGGGCGCTGCCCGGCGAGGTCTCCCGGCGTACGTCGCTGATCGCCGCGCCCGTCGCGATCAGCCTGCTGATGCTCTCGCTGCCGGTGCGCAACGCCTTCCACCTCGGCCAGACCAGCATCATCCCGGTGCTGCTCGTCCTGCTGGGGTGCTTCGCCGTACGGGACGAGCGGGGCTCCGGAGTGCTCATCGGGCTCGGGGCCGCGCTCCAGCCCACCGTGCTGCTCTTCGTACCGCTGCTCTGGCTGACCGGCCGCAGACGCGCCGCGCTCTCCACCACCGCCGCCTTCGCCGTCTGCACCGCCCTCGCCTGGGCCCTGATGGCGCGCGACTCCTGGACGTACTGGGTCCACCACGTGGCGGGAGCCGGTCTCGGTTCGCACCCGGACGGGCTCGCCAACCAGTCCATGCACGGCGCCCTGCTGCGCTTCGGGCTGCACGGGCCGCTGGAGATCGTGGTCTTCCTGGTCCTCGCGGTGGCGGTCTCGGTGCTCGCGCTGCGCCGCGCCGCGCGGTACGCGCAGGACGGACAGCTGCTGCTCGCCGTCGCGGTGACCGGCTGCGCGGCGGTCGCCGTCTCGCCGACCGCCTGGCAGCACCAGCTGCTGTGGGTGCTGCTCGCGGTCGTCGGCCGGGTCGGCCGGCGCGCCGCCGACCGGATGGTCTGGCCCGCCGTGGTCGTGCTGGTGAGCACCCTGCCGGGCACGATGCTGCTGCCCAACATGGCGGCGCTGTACCCGGTGCGCGACAACGCGGTGCTGCTGACCGCGCTGGCCGCTGCCTGCGCCGTGCCGTTCATGGGCCGCACCGCGCCCGGCTGGGACGCGGCCGAGCCGACCGTGTACGCCGCGCCCGTCCCGGCCCGCTGGAGCCGGGTGCCGCTGCTGCCGTTCTGGCGGCGGGTGCTGACCCGCCCCAATCTGCTGCTCGAACTCCTCGCGATCCGCGTCGGCTACTCGGTGTACTCGCACATCCGGGCCGCCGCGACCGGCGGCCGGTCCGCCGCCGAGGCGCACGGCCGTACGGTCGTCTCGATCGAGAAGGCCCTGCACATCAACATCGAGCACTGGGCGAACCACGCGGTGGTGAAGGTCCACTGGCTCGAATCGTTCTTCAACTTCTACTACGAGTCGTTCCACTTCGTGGTGCCGCTGGCGATCCTCGCCGTGCTGTACGTCCGCCGCCCCAGCGACTACCGCTGGGCGCGTACGTCGCTCTCGTTCGCGACCCTCCTCGGCCTGGTCGGGTTCTACTTCTTCCCGCTGGCCCCGCCCCGGCTGATGCCGGGCCTGGGCTTCATCGACTCGGTCCACGGGGTACAGGACCTGGCGCACCCGGACTACGGCGCGATGACCGCGATGACCAACCAGTACGCGGCGATGCCCTCGCTGCACTTCGGCTGGGCGCTGTGGTGCGGCGTCACCGTCGCGGTCCTGGTCCCGAAGCGCTGGATGAAGGCGCTCGCGCTGCTCCACCCGCTCTTCACGGTCAGCGCGATCATCGCCACCGCCAACCACTGGGTGCTCGACGCGATCGGCGGGGCGACGGTGGTGGCGCTCGGCTTCGGGCTCACGTATCTACTGGCGGGCCCGCGCAGGCTGCTGGCGCCCGACGCCGTGCCGGCCGACGGGACGAAGGGCGTGCCGAACGAGGTGCCGGACGACGGGACGAAGGGCACGGCGAAGGACGGGACGAACGACGTGGCGGAGGACGGTGCGGCGGGCGGGAGTGCGCCCGGCCGCGCTCGCACCGCCGCCCCTCCGGAGCCGGAACCCCCGTCCTCCGGACCCCCGTCCTCCGAGCCCGAGCCGGAGGCGGCCGGGGCCGGCTGA
- a CDS encoding cytochrome P450 — protein MHCPHLPEGFDFTDPDLLQARVPHPEFAQLRQTAPVWWCTQPTGIAGFGDEGYWAVTRHADVKYVSTHPELFSSNTNTAVIRFNESISRDQIDVQRLIMLNMDPPEHTRVRQIVQRGFTPRAIRSLEDALRHRARSIVETALAGAADDGSFDFVTNIAVELPLQAIAELIGVPQQDRSKIFDWSNKMAAYDDPEYAITEEVGTEAAMEIVSYAMNLAADRKECPAKDIVSTLVAAEGEGNLSSDEFGFFVILLAVAGNETTRNAISHGMHAFLTHPEQWEHYKAERPDTTAEEIVRWATPVVSFQRTATQDLELGGQQIKAGERVGIFYSSANNDPEVFENPEQFDITRDPNPHLGFGGGGPHFCLGKSLAVLEINLIFNAIADVLPDLRLTGDPRRLRSAWLNGIKELQVNRG, from the coding sequence ATGCACTGCCCCCATCTGCCCGAAGGGTTCGACTTCACGGATCCGGATCTTCTCCAAGCCCGGGTCCCGCACCCGGAGTTCGCCCAGCTCCGACAGACCGCGCCGGTCTGGTGGTGCACCCAGCCGACCGGGATCGCGGGCTTCGGCGACGAGGGGTACTGGGCCGTCACCCGGCACGCGGACGTCAAGTACGTCTCCACGCACCCGGAGCTGTTCTCGTCGAACACCAACACCGCCGTCATCCGCTTCAACGAGTCGATCAGCCGCGACCAGATCGACGTACAGCGGCTGATCATGCTCAACATGGACCCGCCGGAGCACACCCGGGTCCGCCAGATCGTCCAGCGCGGCTTCACCCCGCGCGCCATCCGCTCACTGGAGGACGCCCTGCGCCACCGGGCCCGCTCGATCGTCGAGACCGCACTGGCGGGCGCGGCGGACGACGGCTCCTTCGACTTCGTGACCAACATCGCGGTGGAGCTGCCGCTCCAGGCCATCGCGGAGCTCATCGGCGTACCGCAGCAGGACCGGTCAAAGATCTTCGACTGGTCCAACAAGATGGCGGCGTACGACGATCCGGAGTACGCGATCACGGAGGAGGTCGGCACCGAGGCGGCGATGGAGATCGTCTCGTACGCGATGAACCTCGCCGCTGACCGCAAGGAGTGCCCGGCCAAGGACATCGTGTCCACGCTGGTCGCGGCGGAGGGCGAGGGGAACCTGTCGTCCGACGAGTTCGGCTTCTTCGTCATCCTGCTCGCCGTCGCGGGCAACGAGACCACCCGCAACGCGATCAGCCACGGCATGCACGCCTTCCTCACGCACCCCGAGCAGTGGGAGCACTACAAGGCCGAACGGCCGGACACCACAGCCGAGGAGATCGTGCGCTGGGCCACCCCGGTGGTCTCCTTCCAGCGCACCGCGACCCAGGACCTGGAGCTGGGCGGGCAGCAGATCAAGGCCGGTGAGCGGGTCGGCATCTTCTACTCGTCGGCCAACAACGACCCCGAGGTCTTCGAGAACCCGGAGCAGTTCGACATCACCCGCGACCCCAATCCGCACCTCGGCTTCGGCGGCGGTGGCCCGCACTTCTGCCTGGGGAAGTCCCTCGCCGTACTGGAGATCAACCTGATCTTCAACGCCATCGCGGACGTACTGCCGGACCTCAGGCTGACCGGTGACCCGCGGCGGCTGCGCTCGGCGTGGCTGAACGGGATCAAGGAACTCCAGGTGAACCGCGGCTGA
- a CDS encoding steroid 3-ketoacyl-CoA thiolase, with product MAAEPVIVEAVRTPIGRRGGALANLHPAYLLGETYRELLGRTAIHADCVEQIVGGTVTHAGEQSMNPARSAWLAMGLPYETAATTVDCQCGSSQQASHMVANMIAGGVVDIGISCGVEAMSRVPLGSGSKHGPGKPFPDEWNVDLPNQFEAAERIARHRGLTRENVDSLGLLSQERAAAAWAEERFKRETFAVQVPTTEDEQAAGQGMWRLVDRDEGLRDTTMEGLAGLKPVMPVAVHTAGNSSQISDGACAIMWASKRMARALKLKPRARIVAQALVGSDPHFHLDGPVDATRAVLGKAGMSLKDIDLVEINEAFASVVLSWAQVFEQDLEKVNVNGGAIALGHPVGATGARLITTALHELERRDKEFALITMCAGGALATGTIIQRL from the coding sequence ATGGCCGCGGAACCCGTCATCGTCGAAGCCGTACGTACCCCCATCGGCAGGCGTGGAGGCGCCCTCGCCAATCTCCATCCCGCCTATCTGCTGGGCGAGACCTACCGTGAACTCCTGGGCCGCACCGCCATCCACGCCGACTGCGTCGAGCAGATCGTCGGCGGTACGGTCACGCACGCGGGCGAGCAGTCCATGAATCCGGCGCGCAGCGCGTGGCTGGCGATGGGGCTGCCGTACGAGACGGCGGCGACCACCGTGGACTGTCAGTGCGGATCCTCGCAGCAGGCCAGCCACATGGTGGCCAACATGATCGCGGGCGGCGTCGTGGACATCGGCATCAGCTGCGGTGTCGAGGCGATGTCGCGGGTGCCGCTGGGCAGCGGCTCCAAGCACGGTCCCGGCAAGCCCTTCCCCGACGAGTGGAACGTCGACCTGCCCAACCAGTTCGAGGCCGCCGAGCGGATCGCCCGCCACCGGGGACTGACCCGTGAGAACGTCGACTCGCTGGGTCTCCTCTCGCAGGAGAGGGCCGCGGCGGCCTGGGCCGAGGAGCGCTTCAAACGGGAGACGTTCGCCGTCCAGGTGCCCACCACCGAGGACGAGCAGGCCGCAGGGCAGGGCATGTGGCGCCTGGTCGACCGCGACGAGGGGCTGCGCGACACCACCATGGAGGGGCTCGCCGGGCTGAAGCCGGTGATGCCGGTCGCCGTGCACACCGCGGGGAACTCCTCACAGATATCCGACGGCGCCTGCGCGATCATGTGGGCGTCCAAGCGGATGGCGCGAGCCCTCAAGCTCAAGCCGCGGGCCCGGATCGTCGCCCAGGCGCTGGTGGGTTCGGACCCGCACTTCCATCTGGACGGGCCGGTCGACGCGACGCGTGCGGTGCTCGGCAAGGCGGGGATGTCGCTCAAGGACATCGACCTCGTGGAGATCAACGAGGCGTTCGCCTCGGTGGTGCTGAGCTGGGCCCAGGTCTTCGAACAGGACCTGGAGAAGGTGAACGTGAACGGCGGGGCGATCGCGCTGGGGCACCCGGTGGGGGCGACCGGCGCCCGGCTGATCACCACCGCGCTGCACGAACTGGAGCGCCGGGACAAGGAGTTCGCACTCATCACGATGTGTGCCGGTGGCGCGCTGGCCACCGGCACGATCATTCAGCGGCTGTAG
- a CDS encoding ECF transporter S component yields MGVFAFGWPLLADSASGLAHSQDAPWLFAALLPLLVAVVVATIADAGLDAKAVAMLGVLAAVGAALRPLGAGTAGLEPMFFLMVLSGRVLGPGFGFVLGSVTMFASALLTGGVGPWMPFQMLAMGWFTMGAGLLPGARRLRGRAEVLMLAGYGCLAAFAYGTVMNLQGWTYIGGLSTGISFHPGDAVGANLTRFLAYCAATSLGWDLGRAAVTVVLTLVVGPAILKALRRATRRAAFEAEAAFGTGTASAAEAASAAGAGPVAGADPAGPARPGSAAGSTAAE; encoded by the coding sequence ATGGGGGTGTTCGCCTTCGGCTGGCCGCTGCTCGCCGACTCCGCGTCCGGGCTCGCCCACTCGCAGGACGCCCCCTGGCTGTTCGCCGCGCTGCTCCCGCTGCTGGTGGCCGTGGTGGTGGCGACCATCGCCGACGCCGGTCTCGACGCGAAGGCGGTGGCGATGCTCGGCGTGCTGGCGGCGGTCGGCGCCGCGCTGCGCCCGCTCGGCGCGGGCACGGCGGGGCTGGAGCCGATGTTCTTCCTGATGGTGCTGAGCGGGCGGGTGCTCGGGCCCGGATTCGGCTTCGTGCTCGGCTCGGTCACCATGTTCGCCTCCGCCCTGCTCACCGGCGGGGTCGGGCCGTGGATGCCCTTCCAGATGCTGGCGATGGGCTGGTTCACGATGGGCGCCGGGCTGCTGCCGGGCGCCCGTCGGCTGCGCGGGCGGGCCGAAGTGCTGATGCTCGCGGGATACGGGTGCCTGGCGGCGTTCGCGTACGGCACGGTCATGAACCTGCAGGGCTGGACCTACATCGGCGGGCTCTCCACCGGGATCTCCTTCCACCCCGGTGACGCGGTCGGGGCCAACCTGACGCGCTTCCTCGCCTACTGCGCGGCCACCTCGCTCGGCTGGGACCTGGGGCGGGCGGCCGTCACCGTCGTCCTGACCCTGGTCGTCGGCCCGGCCATCCTGAAGGCGCTGCGCCGGGCGACCCGGCGCGCGGCCTTCGAGGCGGAGGCCGCGTTCGGGACGGGGACGGCCTCCGCGGCGGAGGCTGCCTCCGCCGCAGGGGCGGGCCCCGTCGCAGGGGCGGACCCGGCCGGTCCTGCCCGGCCCGGATCCGCCGCGGGCTCTACAGCCGCTGAATGA
- a CDS encoding ATP-binding cassette domain-containing protein, which translates to MIRFEQVSVTYADAREPAVQGVDLTVPEGELVLLVGPSGVGKSTLLGAVSGLVPHFTGGVLRGRVTVDGRDTRTHKPRELADLVGTVGQDPLAHFVTDTVEDELAYGMESLGVAPDVMRRRVEETLDLLGLTELRDRPIATLSGGQQQRVAIGSVLTPHPKVLVLDEPTSALDPAAAEEVLAVLQRLVHDLGTTVLMAEHRLERVVQYADQVILLPGPGEAPVLGVPADVMAVSPVFPPVVALGRLAGWDPLPLSVRDARRRAAALRERLADRVRTDPPAPPPAGPVATAERLGLRRGRIEALRQVSLSVRPGETVALMGRNGAGKSTLLGTFVGMHEPSSGSVLVGGKTPHRTAPREMIRRVGLVPQEPRDLLYADTVGAECAAADADAGADPGSCRALVSELLPGVPDSIHPRDLSEGQRLALALAIVLTGRPPLLLLDEPTRGLDYAAKSRLVGVLRALARDGHAIVLATHDVELAAELAHRVVILADGEIVADGPTPEVVVSSPSFAPQVSKILAPQDWLTVAQVREAL; encoded by the coding sequence GTGATCCGGTTCGAGCAGGTGTCGGTCACCTACGCCGATGCCCGGGAGCCCGCCGTGCAGGGGGTCGACCTGACCGTGCCCGAGGGGGAGCTGGTGCTGCTCGTCGGCCCCTCCGGTGTCGGCAAGTCCACGCTGCTCGGCGCGGTGTCCGGTCTGGTGCCGCACTTCACGGGCGGGGTGCTGCGCGGCCGGGTCACCGTCGACGGCCGGGACACCCGGACCCACAAACCGCGCGAACTCGCCGATCTGGTGGGGACGGTGGGCCAGGACCCGCTGGCCCACTTCGTCACGGACACGGTCGAGGACGAGCTGGCGTACGGCATGGAGTCACTTGGTGTCGCCCCGGACGTGATGCGCAGGCGGGTGGAGGAGACCCTCGATCTGCTGGGCCTCACCGAACTGCGCGACCGCCCGATCGCGACGCTCTCCGGCGGTCAGCAGCAGCGGGTCGCGATCGGCTCCGTGCTGACCCCGCACCCCAAGGTGCTGGTGCTCGACGAACCGACGTCCGCGCTGGACCCGGCGGCGGCCGAAGAGGTGCTGGCCGTCCTGCAACGGCTGGTGCACGACCTGGGCACGACCGTGCTGATGGCCGAGCACCGGCTGGAGCGGGTGGTGCAGTACGCGGACCAGGTGATCCTGCTGCCCGGCCCCGGCGAGGCTCCGGTGCTCGGCGTGCCCGCCGATGTGATGGCGGTGTCCCCGGTGTTCCCGCCGGTCGTGGCGCTGGGCAGGCTGGCGGGCTGGGATCCGCTGCCGCTGTCCGTACGGGACGCCAGACGCCGGGCCGCGGCGCTGCGCGAGCGGTTGGCGGACCGCGTCCGCACGGACCCGCCCGCTCCCCCGCCGGCCGGGCCCGTCGCCACAGCGGAGCGGCTGGGCCTGCGGCGCGGGCGGATCGAGGCGCTGCGGCAGGTCTCCCTCTCGGTGCGGCCCGGCGAGACGGTCGCCCTGATGGGACGCAACGGCGCGGGCAAGTCCACGCTGCTCGGCACGTTCGTCGGGATGCACGAGCCGTCGTCCGGGTCGGTCCTGGTCGGCGGGAAGACCCCGCACCGGACCGCGCCGCGCGAGATGATCCGCCGGGTGGGGCTCGTCCCGCAGGAGCCGCGCGATCTGCTGTACGCGGACACGGTCGGCGCGGAGTGCGCGGCGGCCGACGCGGACGCGGGCGCGGACCCCGGCAGTTGCCGGGCCCTGGTCTCCGAACTGCTCCCCGGTGTTCCGGACTCCATCCATCCGCGTGATCTCTCCGAAGGGCAGCGCCTCGCTCTGGCGCTGGCGATCGTGCTGACCGGGCGCCCCCCGCTGCTGCTGCTCGACGAGCCGACGCGCGGTCTGGACTACGCGGCGAAGAGCCGCCTCGTCGGGGTGCTGCGCGCGCTGGCCCGGGACGGGCACGCCATCGTGCTCGCCACCCACGACGTGGAACTGGCCGCCGAGCTCGCCCACCGGGTGGTCATCCTGGCCGACGGCGAGATCGTCGCGGACGGGCCGACACCGGAGGTCGTGGTGTCCTCGCCGTCCTTCGCCCCACAGGTCTCGAAGATCCTCGCGCCGCAGGACTGGCTGACGGTGGCCCAGGTACGGGAGGCGCTGTGA
- a CDS encoding energy-coupling factor transporter transmembrane component T, translating into MTVSLRAPAVGRSNALHAGAWWLWALGLATAASRTTNPLLLGLLVGVAGYVVAARRTAAPWARSYGTFVRLGLFVIGIRLVFSVVLGSPVPGSHTLFTLPELPLPHWAQGVRIGGRVTAEQLVFALYDGAKLATLLICVGAANALANPARLLKSLPGALYEVGVAVVVAMTFAPNMVADVVRLRTARRLRGRPTGGVRAVLQIGLPVLEGALERSVAVAASMDARGYGRTAQVPRAVRHTTTVLTLGGLLGVCAGTYGLLAAEGASYGLPVLGMGVLAALAGLRLGGRRSVRTRYRPDRWGPRAWLVAGSGVAVAALMIWAGGRDTAALHPGVVPLVAPVLPLWPAASVLIGLVPAFVAPVPVPAPVPVSKERQQ; encoded by the coding sequence GCCGCGTCCCGCACCACCAACCCGCTGCTGCTCGGCCTGCTGGTCGGCGTGGCGGGCTATGTGGTGGCGGCCCGGCGCACGGCCGCGCCGTGGGCCCGCTCGTACGGCACGTTCGTGCGGCTCGGGCTGTTCGTCATCGGCATCCGGCTGGTGTTCTCGGTCGTGCTCGGCTCGCCGGTCCCCGGCTCGCACACGCTGTTCACGCTGCCGGAACTCCCGCTGCCGCACTGGGCGCAGGGGGTACGGATCGGTGGGCGCGTGACGGCCGAGCAGCTGGTCTTCGCTCTGTACGACGGCGCCAAGCTGGCCACCCTGCTGATCTGTGTAGGCGCGGCCAACGCGCTCGCCAACCCGGCCCGGCTCCTCAAGTCCCTGCCGGGCGCCCTCTACGAGGTCGGGGTGGCCGTCGTCGTCGCGATGACCTTCGCGCCGAACATGGTGGCCGACGTGGTGCGGCTGCGCACCGCGCGACGGCTGCGCGGCCGTCCCACCGGCGGGGTCAGGGCGGTCCTGCAGATCGGGCTGCCGGTGCTCGAAGGCGCGCTGGAGCGGTCGGTCGCCGTGGCGGCGTCGATGGACGCACGCGGCTACGGCAGGACGGCGCAGGTGCCGCGTGCGGTCCGGCACACCACCACCGTGCTGACGCTCGGCGGACTGCTCGGGGTCTGTGCGGGGACGTACGGTCTGCTGGCCGCCGAGGGCGCCTCGTACGGCCTGCCAGTGCTGGGCATGGGAGTGCTGGCGGCACTGGCCGGGCTCAGGCTGGGGGGCCGCCGGTCCGTGCGGACCCGCTACCGGCCGGACCGGTGGGGCCCGCGCGCCTGGCTGGTCGCGGGCTCGGGGGTCGCCGTGGCCGCGTTGATGATCTGGGCGGGCGGCCGCGACACGGCGGCCCTGCACCCCGGTGTGGTCCCGCTCGTCGCCCCGGTGCTGCCGCTGTGGCCGGCGGCCTCGGTGCTGATCGGACTGGTGCCCGCCTTCGTGGCCCCGGTACCCGTACCCGCACCCGTACCCGTATCCAAGGAGAGGCAGCAGTGA